Proteins from a single region of Acidimicrobiales bacterium:
- a CDS encoding AMP-binding protein has product MHVPLTVGDFLDRAELVYGERTAVVDEPGGPGSLGRLSYAEVAARARGMALALDRMEIGFGERVALVSPNSARFLISFFGVSAHGRVLVPVNFRLNSDEVSYIVDHSGARVLLVDPELDQALAGVTAKERIVLDGTQDAELFGPAPPDAVPDQWAPDESATCSINYTSGTTARPKGVQLTHRNCWLNAVTFGWHTTVTDRDVLLHTLPMFHCNGWGMPYAVTAMGGRHVVLRKVDGEDILSRVEADGVTLLCGAPAVVAAVLDAAGQRRADGRPVPGAGTVRMVVAGAPPPSAVIERVETDLGWEFIQIYGLTETAPLLTINRRREEWDDIAAGERARLLSRAGAPAVGVRMDVDAEGEVLARSNHVFAGYWNQPEETSRVVVDGWFHTGDGGLADGAYTVISDRKKDVIISGGENVSSIEVEDCLYQHPAVAEVAVIGVPHDKWGETVKALVVTKPGTAVDEAELIEFARSRLAHYKCPTSIEFRSDPLTRTATGKLQKFKLRAPYWEGRDRQVN; this is encoded by the coding sequence GTGCATGTTCCGCTCACGGTCGGGGACTTCCTCGACCGCGCCGAGCTCGTCTACGGGGAGCGCACGGCGGTCGTCGACGAGCCCGGGGGGCCGGGCAGTCTGGGTCGCCTCAGCTACGCCGAGGTGGCGGCGCGCGCCCGGGGCATGGCCCTGGCCCTGGACCGGATGGAGATCGGGTTCGGGGAGCGGGTGGCCCTGGTCTCGCCGAACTCGGCCCGGTTCCTGATCTCGTTTTTCGGGGTCAGCGCCCATGGCCGCGTTCTGGTGCCGGTGAACTTCCGGCTGAACTCCGACGAGGTCTCCTACATCGTCGACCACTCCGGGGCCCGGGTCCTGTTGGTCGATCCCGAGCTCGACCAGGCTCTGGCGGGCGTCACCGCCAAGGAGCGGATCGTGCTCGACGGGACCCAGGACGCCGAGTTGTTCGGCCCCGCCCCGCCCGACGCCGTTCCCGACCAGTGGGCCCCCGACGAGTCGGCCACCTGCAGCATCAACTACACGTCGGGAACCACGGCCCGGCCCAAGGGTGTGCAGCTGACACACCGGAACTGCTGGCTGAATGCGGTGACCTTCGGCTGGCATACCACCGTCACCGACCGCGACGTCCTGCTCCACACCCTGCCGATGTTCCACTGCAACGGATGGGGGATGCCGTACGCGGTCACCGCCATGGGCGGGCGTCACGTGGTGCTGCGCAAGGTCGATGGAGAGGACATCCTCAGCCGCGTCGAGGCCGACGGGGTCACTCTCCTTTGTGGCGCCCCGGCGGTGGTGGCGGCCGTCCTCGACGCGGCCGGACAGCGCCGCGCCGACGGCCGGCCCGTCCCGGGGGCCGGGACCGTGCGCATGGTGGTGGCCGGCGCCCCGCCGCCTTCGGCGGTGATCGAGCGGGTGGAGACCGACCTGGGCTGGGAGTTCATCCAGATCTATGGGCTGACCGAGACCGCACCGCTCTTGACGATCAACCGCCGGCGCGAGGAATGGGACGACATCGCGGCGGGGGAGCGGGCCCGCCTGCTGTCCCGTGCCGGTGCCCCCGCGGTGGGCGTTCGCATGGACGTCGATGCCGAGGGTGAGGTGCTGGCCCGCTCCAACCACGTCTTTGCCGGGTACTGGAACCAGCCCGAGGAGACGTCCCGGGTCGTCGTCGACGGTTGGTTCCACACCGGGGACGGCGGCCTCGCCGACGGGGCGTACACCGTGATCTCGGACCGCAAGAAGGACGTGATCATCAGCGGGGGAGAGAACGTCTCGTCGATCGAGGTGGAGGACTGCCTGTACCAGCATCCGGCCGTGGCCGAGGTGGCGGTCATCGGGGTTCCCCACGACAAGTGGGGGGAAACGGTCAAGGCCCTCGTCGTCACCAAGCCGGGGACGGCGGTGGACGAGGCGGAGCTGATCGAGTTCGCGCGATCGCGGCTGGCGCACTACAAGTGCCCGACGTCGATCGAGTTCCGTTCCGATCCGCTGACCCGCACCGCCACCGGGAAGCTGCAGAAGTTCAAGCTGCGCGCGCCCTACTGGGAGGGCCGCGATCGCCAGGTGAACTGA
- a CDS encoding TIGR03619 family F420-dependent LLM class oxidoreductase, with translation MKVRVGYGLGTGFFEPGAFADLVDALEGTGFDSLWLSERLTGEALDPLVGLAVAAGRTRRLKLGTSVLVLPGRNPVMLAKELATLDRLSGGRLLPAVGLGAPEPAEHGAFGVHRRERAAIFDEALPLIRRLWLEDDVHHAGTYFRVDGVSLRPKPVQSPPDVWLGGRAPSELRRIGRLGDGWLPSFCTPTEAEEGRAVVEKAAAEAGRAMDPEHWGALVIYTEGPLPDRLARAMVARRPGTDPASVIGQGLDGLRARLEEFVAHGFSKLVVVPAGVGMARQNAGSGSVDPAADVGRLAEAVLSIEN, from the coding sequence GTGAAGGTCCGCGTCGGCTACGGGCTCGGCACCGGCTTCTTCGAGCCGGGTGCGTTCGCGGACCTCGTCGACGCCCTGGAGGGGACCGGTTTCGACTCGCTCTGGCTGTCCGAGCGCCTGACCGGTGAGGCGCTCGATCCCCTCGTCGGCCTGGCCGTCGCGGCCGGGCGGACCCGCCGCCTCAAGCTCGGCACGAGCGTGCTGGTGCTTCCCGGGCGCAATCCGGTGATGCTGGCCAAGGAGCTCGCGACCCTCGACCGGCTCTCCGGGGGGCGACTGCTTCCGGCGGTCGGGCTGGGCGCGCCCGAGCCCGCCGAGCACGGCGCCTTCGGCGTGCATCGACGGGAGCGGGCGGCCATCTTCGACGAGGCGCTGCCGCTGATCCGCCGGCTGTGGCTCGAGGACGACGTCCACCACGCCGGCACCTATTTCCGGGTCGACGGGGTGAGCCTGCGTCCGAAGCCGGTGCAGAGCCCACCCGATGTCTGGCTCGGAGGCCGGGCTCCGAGCGAGCTGCGGCGGATCGGGCGCCTGGGTGACGGGTGGCTGCCGAGCTTCTGCACCCCGACCGAGGCCGAGGAGGGCAGGGCGGTCGTGGAGAAGGCGGCGGCCGAGGCGGGCCGGGCCATGGACCCGGAGCACTGGGGCGCGCTGGTGATCTACACGGAGGGCCCGCTTCCCGATCGGCTGGCCCGGGCAATGGTGGCCCGGCGCCCGGGAACGGATCCCGCCTCGGTCATCGGCCAGGGCCTCGACGGACTGCGCGCCCGGCTGGAGGAGTTCGTGGCGCACGGATTCTCGAAGCTGGTCGTGGTGCCGGCCGGGGTGGGGATGGCACGGCAGAACGCCGGCTCAGGATCGGTCGACCCGGCCGCCGACGTCGGCCGGCTGGCGGAGGCCGTTCTCTCTATCGAGAACTGA
- a CDS encoding type IV secretory system conjugative DNA transfer family protein, whose translation MGRLPDRRLLLGTSGEGWALTRPEQAALVIGPPRSGKTRGVVIPNVVGAPGPVVSTSTKPDVMRSTAEVRAADGRCWLYDPTGQIAPPVGVEPLRWSPVPRTGQWDPAVHAARTMVQVARPRSSGDQRHWDDRAEALIAPLLHAAALAGETMRTVATWVNRRQSAPALATLEAAGSELAVDALLSATASEERELSGIWSTASAVLGAYRTEAALATTDGPNFDTRDFVRSRDTVYICAPGRQQDLVAPLVAELVDEIRGDRYALAAEDGGPDFPALVMALDEVANIAPLPGLPAMVSEGGGQGVMTIACFQDLSQAAGRWGEGARGFPTLFGAKLVLPGVADVTTLRSMSALVGEHDVTVRARSRSGWRGAWTTSWSTRRQPMLPADAIRRGRPGCALLIEGDREASWVGLAAPELERGRRRVAERGRDRGLGLER comes from the coding sequence ATGGGGAGGCTGCCGGACCGGCGGCTGCTGTTGGGGACGAGCGGGGAGGGCTGGGCGCTGACCCGGCCGGAGCAGGCGGCGCTGGTCATCGGGCCGCCCCGGTCGGGGAAGACCCGGGGGGTCGTCATTCCCAACGTCGTCGGGGCCCCCGGTCCGGTGGTGTCGACGTCGACGAAGCCCGACGTGATGAGGAGCACGGCGGAGGTTCGGGCTGCCGACGGCCGGTGCTGGCTCTACGACCCCACGGGCCAGATCGCCCCTCCGGTTGGTGTGGAGCCGCTGCGCTGGTCACCCGTGCCCCGGACCGGGCAGTGGGACCCGGCGGTCCATGCGGCCCGAACCATGGTCCAGGTGGCCCGGCCCCGCTCGTCCGGGGACCAGCGGCACTGGGACGACCGGGCCGAGGCGCTCATCGCCCCCCTCCTCCACGCCGCGGCTCTGGCCGGGGAGACCATGCGCACCGTGGCGACCTGGGTGAACCGGAGGCAGTCGGCACCGGCCCTGGCCACCCTGGAGGCGGCGGGCTCCGAGCTGGCGGTGGACGCCCTGCTGTCGGCCACGGCCAGCGAGGAGCGGGAGCTGTCGGGGATCTGGTCGACCGCCTCAGCCGTGCTCGGCGCCTACCGGACGGAGGCGGCGCTGGCGACGACCGACGGGCCCAACTTCGACACCCGCGACTTCGTTCGCTCCAGGGACACCGTGTACATATGCGCGCCGGGGCGCCAGCAGGACCTCGTCGCTCCGCTCGTCGCCGAGTTGGTGGACGAGATCCGCGGTGACCGCTACGCGCTCGCGGCCGAAGACGGTGGTCCTGACTTCCCGGCACTGGTGATGGCGCTCGACGAGGTGGCCAACATCGCCCCTCTTCCCGGTCTCCCGGCCATGGTGAGCGAAGGCGGGGGCCAGGGCGTGATGACGATCGCCTGCTTCCAGGACCTGTCTCAGGCGGCCGGGCGGTGGGGGGAGGGGGCGCGGGGGTTCCCCACCCTGTTCGGGGCCAAGCTCGTCCTGCCCGGAGTCGCCGACGTCACGACGCTGCGTTCGATGTCGGCCCTCGTCGGGGAGCACGACGTGACCGTGCGGGCACGGAGCCGGAGCGGGTGGCGGGGGGCGTGGACGACGTCTTGGTCGACCCGGCGCCAGCCCATGCTGCCGGCCGACGCCATCCGCCGGGGTCGGCCCGGGTGTGCGCTTCTGATCGAAGGTGACCGGGAAGCATCGTGGGTCGGCCTGGCGGCCCCGGAGCTCGAGCGGGGCCGGCGCCGGGTGGCGGAACGGGGCCGGGACCGGGGCCTGGGCCTCGAACGTTGA